In a genomic window of Acidilobus saccharovorans 345-15:
- a CDS encoding Kae1-associated kinase Bud32: MVWEASMIESWASSLTLLKRGAESEVRLGDFMGMKAIYKLRVSKPYMDPALDSRLRAQRTLKEAKVLSVALARGVRVPRLYAVFPSLGLIVMEYVRGPTLKELVGSPGWESLAEDAGLQLGLLHSAGIVHGDSTTSNMVVSDGGVTLIDFGLADFSSELEDRAVDVHLLREAVTSTHPSAAGRFMEAFMRGYSRALGEGAAEEVSRRAREVEMRGRYVASRRSVWAEEGGEG, encoded by the coding sequence TTGGTATGGGAAGCTTCTATGATAGAGTCCTGGGCCTCCTCGCTGACCCTGCTCAAGAGGGGGGCAGAGTCGGAGGTGAGGCTGGGGGACTTCATGGGGATGAAGGCGATATACAAGCTCAGGGTCAGCAAGCCCTACATGGACCCGGCCCTGGACTCGAGGCTCAGGGCGCAGAGGACCCTCAAGGAGGCCAAGGTGCTCTCCGTGGCCCTGGCCAGGGGGGTCAGGGTGCCGAGGCTCTACGCGGTCTTCCCGTCGCTCGGACTCATAGTGATGGAGTACGTCAGGGGGCCCACCCTCAAGGAGCTCGTGGGCTCCCCTGGCTGGGAGTCGCTCGCAGAGGACGCCGGCCTCCAGCTGGGGCTTCTCCACTCGGCCGGCATAGTTCACGGCGACTCAACCACGTCTAACATGGTGGTGAGTGACGGCGGCGTGACCCTGATAGACTTCGGGCTCGCCGACTTCTCGTCAGAGCTGGAGGACAGGGCCGTGGACGTGCACCTGCTGAGGGAGGCCGTCACCAGCACCCACCCCTCCGCGGCGGGGAGGTTCATGGAGGCCTTCATGAGGGGCTACTCAAGGGCCCTGGGGGAGGGGGCGGCGGAGGAGGTCAGCAGGAGGGCCAGGGAGGTGGAGATGAGGGGCAGGTACGTCGCCTCGAGGAGGAGCGTGTGGGCTGAGGAGGGGGGAGAGGGGTGA
- a CDS encoding XTP/dITP diphosphatase, with product MVTHNDRKFLEASLILKPYGIELQQIKAEKLEVQDEDVVRIAEVAARHAYEQFRVPLIVDDSGLYIDALNGFPGPYSSFFLEKVGLGGVLKLLSGVTNRRACFRTGLAYADEGGVRTFAGEVCGSIAESPRGSGGFGYDPLFVPEGHSRTFAEMGVEEKDSMSHRGRALRAFAEWYLKRS from the coding sequence ATGGTGACGCACAACGACAGGAAGTTCCTCGAGGCCTCGCTCATACTTAAGCCCTACGGCATAGAGCTGCAGCAGATAAAGGCTGAGAAGCTTGAGGTGCAGGACGAGGACGTCGTGAGGATAGCCGAGGTGGCCGCCAGGCACGCCTACGAGCAGTTCAGGGTGCCGCTCATAGTTGACGACTCTGGCCTTTACATAGACGCGCTTAACGGCTTCCCAGGGCCCTACAGCAGCTTCTTCCTTGAGAAGGTCGGCCTCGGCGGCGTCCTGAAGCTCCTCAGCGGCGTCACTAACAGGAGGGCCTGCTTCAGGACCGGCCTGGCTTACGCGGATGAGGGCGGCGTCAGGACCTTCGCTGGCGAGGTCTGCGGCTCCATAGCTGAGTCGCCCAGGGGCTCGGGCGGCTTCGGCTACGACCCGTTGTTCGTGCCTGAGGGGCACAGCAGGACCTTCGCTGAGATGGGCGTCGAGGAGAAGGACTCCATGTCGCACAGGGGCAGGGCCCTCAGGGCGTTTGCCGAGTGGTACCTGAAGCGCTCCTGA
- a CDS encoding peroxiredoxin produces the protein MSQERMPLIGEKFPEVEVATTHGRLKLPDYFTSKGKWFVLFSHPADFTPVCTTEFYSFSLYYPEFEKLNTGLIGLSVDGNPSHISWVQWIERNLKIKVPFPIIADPLGLVARRLGMFHAQSATNTVRAVFFVDSKATIRAIIYYPLELGRNVKEILRVVKTLQLIDKTGAVAPANWPNNEIIKDNLLNPTPASVEEASLRLTQFKGYDWWFTFREAPREDVEEAKKYAP, from the coding sequence ATCTCCCAGGAGAGGATGCCCCTCATAGGGGAGAAGTTCCCAGAGGTTGAGGTAGCGACGACGCACGGAAGGCTGAAGCTGCCCGACTACTTCACCTCCAAGGGCAAGTGGTTCGTCCTCTTCAGTCACCCGGCCGACTTCACGCCGGTCTGCACGACCGAGTTCTACAGCTTCTCGCTGTACTACCCTGAGTTCGAGAAGCTCAACACGGGCCTCATAGGCCTCTCGGTGGACGGCAACCCGAGCCACATATCGTGGGTGCAGTGGATAGAGCGCAACCTAAAGATAAAGGTGCCGTTCCCTATAATTGCAGACCCCCTCGGCCTCGTGGCCAGGAGGCTGGGCATGTTCCACGCCCAGAGCGCTACCAACACCGTAAGGGCCGTCTTCTTCGTTGACAGCAAGGCCACCATAAGGGCGATAATATACTACCCGCTGGAGCTCGGCAGGAATGTGAAGGAGATACTGAGGGTCGTGAAGACCCTCCAGCTGATAGACAAGACCGGCGCCGTTGCCCCAGCCAACTGGCCGAACAACGAGATAATAAAGGATAACCTGCTCAACCCCACGCCTGCAAGCGTAGAGGAGGCGTCCCTGAGGCTCACCCAGTTCAAGGGCTACGACTGGTGGTTCACCTTCAGGGAGGCGCCGAGGGAGGACGTTGAAGAGGCTAAGAAGTATGCCCCCTGA
- a CDS encoding amidohydrolase family protein, with the protein MRADVPVECVVDAHVHMPLLRERGEVNSYIRGLVESGVGGAVLLGIPPFKEILASIPLEEVKSEHERVRGLIEKLAGDIMDQLEPESLYLSAVKLSESFCSFARHSELAGVVNFPVMYPANLSLGPDELARQLEEAVSLGFRGFKVISTLFLKYLSSEQVEAVIEVAERKGVPVVVHGGCDPGIWELPRYCKYGDPSKLEPLLSRHRDATVIVAHAGGYSAIAPGVFFEEALSLARRFESVYVDTSALPPQLVPVVLRDFPAGRVLYGSDYPAVANSSLREYMEEVFMTLLASGWRGKELEGYAHGVAEEVFRASCVTPLYDGVGL; encoded by the coding sequence ATGAGGGCAGACGTGCCGGTAGAGTGCGTAGTGGACGCCCACGTCCACATGCCGCTGCTCAGGGAGAGGGGCGAGGTCAACAGCTACATAAGGGGGCTCGTGGAGAGCGGCGTCGGCGGCGCAGTGCTGCTGGGCATACCGCCGTTCAAGGAGATCCTGGCCTCCATACCGCTCGAGGAGGTTAAGAGCGAGCACGAGAGGGTGAGGGGCCTCATAGAGAAGCTGGCCGGCGACATAATGGACCAGCTGGAGCCCGAGAGCCTCTACCTCTCAGCCGTTAAGCTCTCCGAGAGCTTCTGCTCCTTTGCCAGGCACTCCGAGCTCGCCGGGGTAGTGAACTTCCCGGTTATGTACCCGGCCAACCTGAGCCTGGGCCCGGACGAGCTCGCGAGGCAGCTCGAGGAGGCAGTCTCCCTGGGCTTCAGGGGCTTCAAGGTTATCTCGACGCTCTTCCTCAAGTACCTCAGCTCGGAGCAGGTGGAGGCAGTGATAGAAGTGGCCGAGAGGAAGGGGGTTCCTGTCGTGGTCCACGGGGGCTGCGACCCCGGCATATGGGAGCTGCCGAGGTACTGCAAGTACGGCGACCCCTCAAAGCTTGAGCCGCTCCTCTCCAGGCACAGGGACGCCACTGTTATAGTGGCCCACGCCGGCGGCTACAGCGCAATAGCCCCGGGCGTCTTCTTTGAGGAGGCCCTCTCGCTTGCCAGGAGGTTCGAAAGCGTCTACGTTGACACCTCGGCCCTGCCCCCGCAGCTGGTGCCCGTGGTGCTCAGGGACTTCCCTGCTGGGAGGGTCCTCTACGGCTCCGACTACCCGGCAGTAGCGAACTCCAGCCTGAGGGAGTACATGGAGGAGGTCTTCATGACCCTCCTCGCCTCCGGCTGGAGGGGCAAGGAGCTCGAGGGCTACGCCCACGGCGTCGCCGAGGAGGTCTTCAGGGCGTCCTGCGTCACGCCGCTCTACGACGGCGTGGGGCTCTGA
- a CDS encoding 30S ribosomal protein S27ae, translating into MAKQVKAYVHLLYEVDYNNMTIKAKNRKCPKCGNFMAHHLKPVERWHCGYCGYTEFVVQQ; encoded by the coding sequence ATGGCGAAGCAGGTAAAGGCCTACGTGCACCTGCTCTACGAGGTCGACTACAACAACATGACTATAAAGGCAAAGAACAGGAAGTGCCCCAAGTGCGGCAACTTTATGGCCCACCACCTGAAGCCTGTCGAGAGGTGGCACTGTGGCTACTGCGGCTACACGGAGTTCGTCGTCCAACAGTGA
- a CDS encoding DUF364 domain-containing protein, with amino-acid sequence MNVVKALVEESLPRARGRAIRRVAVGRYAYVELDDGRAGLAYVDWDWVKPNRDPWSPPRSAEEAVGLALSYDPVMAAVGVATINALVNTGGQPVDPLDLVKVSPGSKVAIVGYIRPYVRRLSGTAKVYVFELSPSEEDFVLPWYAEEEMLPQMDLVIATGVTVVNKTINRIAELSRGSQLIVVGPTTPMLPEAFEGLRGALGGSTVVDREQAYSMITMGYGAGALLHSKVLRKATVQL; translated from the coding sequence TTGAACGTAGTCAAGGCCCTCGTGGAGGAGTCGCTGCCGAGGGCCAGGGGCAGGGCAATAAGGAGGGTGGCCGTGGGCAGGTACGCCTACGTGGAGCTTGACGACGGCAGGGCAGGGCTCGCCTATGTTGACTGGGACTGGGTCAAGCCCAACAGGGACCCCTGGAGCCCCCCTAGGTCGGCCGAGGAGGCGGTTGGCCTGGCCCTCTCCTACGACCCAGTTATGGCAGCCGTGGGGGTCGCCACCATAAACGCGCTTGTAAACACCGGGGGCCAGCCGGTTGACCCCCTTGACCTGGTCAAGGTCAGCCCCGGCTCAAAGGTGGCCATAGTGGGCTACATAAGGCCCTACGTGAGGAGGCTCAGCGGGACGGCCAAGGTGTACGTCTTTGAGCTGTCCCCCTCCGAGGAGGACTTCGTGCTGCCATGGTACGCCGAGGAGGAGATGCTGCCCCAGATGGACCTTGTAATAGCCACCGGGGTGACTGTTGTCAACAAGACCATAAACAGGATAGCCGAGCTCTCCAGGGGGTCCCAGCTCATAGTTGTGGGCCCCACGACCCCTATGCTCCCCGAGGCCTTCGAGGGCCTCAGGGGCGCCCTGGGGGGCTCCACGGTGGTCGACAGGGAGCAGGCCTACTCGATGATAACCATGGGCTACGGGGCCGGGGCCCTGCTCCACTCTAAGGTCCTGAGGAAGGCAACGGTTCAGCTCTAG
- a CDS encoding AbrB/MazE/SpoVT family DNA-binding domain-containing protein — translation MNITPRKLQKLGASSLVVTLPHTWIEAHGLKAGDVVYIVDEGDRLKIVPASTGSDRNAYEFEAYKLVMPQLVSWALTCLYVNNVNEATIDLRGMGPEAMQVLKEASMRLLGLELLEVERDRAVMKIVLDDSKADPKHAIKGLGSAVSNIAELLRQVAEGGQVTEDQFSIATNELTKYQHLIMRYVVGSMNSGSVEGNLQGTIVGTALLGVVGNTLLDAAKMASRLEVRSRVVSQLASQVRDLAPLVSAMVAQPSVKRLHEVAFNVVATISSIESYIKSSQSAAEAAIIAKVDDAIKTMAIVFMTILCGAVMGEEYLKPSTQ, via the coding sequence TTGAACATAACGCCAAGGAAGCTCCAGAAGCTCGGGGCCTCGTCGCTTGTCGTGACGCTGCCGCACACGTGGATAGAGGCCCACGGCCTTAAGGCGGGCGACGTGGTCTACATAGTTGACGAGGGCGACAGGCTTAAGATAGTCCCAGCCAGCACGGGCAGCGACAGGAACGCCTACGAGTTTGAGGCCTACAAGCTCGTCATGCCTCAGCTGGTCTCCTGGGCACTCACTTGCCTCTACGTTAACAACGTCAACGAGGCCACCATAGACCTGAGGGGCATGGGCCCGGAGGCCATGCAGGTCCTCAAGGAGGCCTCTATGAGGCTCCTTGGGCTTGAGCTGCTTGAGGTCGAGAGGGACAGGGCCGTAATGAAGATAGTCCTGGACGACTCAAAGGCCGACCCCAAGCACGCCATAAAGGGCCTGGGCTCGGCAGTCTCGAACATAGCGGAGCTCCTAAGGCAGGTGGCTGAGGGGGGCCAGGTCACCGAGGACCAGTTCTCAATAGCCACAAACGAGCTCACGAAGTACCAGCACCTTATCATGAGGTACGTGGTCGGCTCCATGAACAGCGGCAGCGTCGAGGGAAACCTGCAGGGCACGATAGTTGGCACCGCCCTCCTGGGCGTCGTGGGGAACACGCTGCTTGACGCGGCCAAGATGGCCTCAAGGCTCGAGGTGAGGTCAAGGGTCGTCTCCCAGCTGGCGTCCCAGGTGAGGGACCTGGCCCCCCTGGTGAGCGCCATGGTGGCCCAGCCGAGCGTGAAGAGGCTCCACGAGGTGGCGTTCAACGTCGTGGCGACCATAAGCTCCATAGAGTCCTACATAAAGTCCTCCCAGAGCGCGGCGGAGGCCGCAATAATAGCCAAGGTTGACGACGCCATAAAGACCATGGCCATAGTGTTCATGACCATACTCTGCGGGGCCGTGATGGGGGAGGAGTACCTGAAGCCCTCGACCCAGTGA
- a CDS encoding radical SAM protein — MLLGDATKGLMTGRLTRGCELCYAGLKAVIFITGVCDENCFYCPVDRDRFGRRVMYVNDERAYDINDIIREVERQGATGASITGGDPLADLPLTLSLIRALKATFGPEFHIHLYTPGRHSTPEALLALWRAGLDEIRFHPVSKNYMKGIEYAVRLTGMRVGAEMPIAPGLEGWVKEVIKFVDSVGGHFVNLDEMEFAEPNREPLRLRGLRPDDSREAAVKGSLRAAMEVLSWAESNVRVPVHFCPVSFKDLVQVRNRYRRTASRDLRWYEVPLDDGTVARGEIVGEDGDVIGYFRPGEQVSLPKGAVARVVVTYPTQARSPVLCEAESEDPAEAFRECS; from the coding sequence ATGCTGCTGGGCGACGCCACCAAGGGCCTCATGACGGGGAGGCTGACGAGGGGCTGCGAGCTCTGCTACGCGGGCCTCAAGGCGGTCATCTTCATAACCGGCGTCTGCGACGAGAACTGCTTCTACTGCCCCGTCGACAGGGACAGGTTCGGCAGGAGGGTGATGTACGTGAACGACGAGAGGGCCTATGACATCAACGACATAATAAGGGAGGTGGAGAGGCAGGGAGCCACCGGGGCAAGCATAACGGGCGGGGACCCGCTCGCGGACCTGCCGCTGACGCTCTCCCTCATAAGGGCCCTGAAGGCCACCTTCGGGCCGGAGTTCCACATACACCTCTACACGCCCGGGAGGCACTCAACCCCAGAGGCGCTGCTGGCCCTCTGGAGGGCGGGCCTTGACGAGATAAGGTTTCACCCCGTCAGCAAGAACTACATGAAGGGGATAGAGTACGCCGTCAGGCTCACCGGCATGAGGGTGGGGGCTGAGATGCCCATAGCCCCGGGCCTCGAGGGCTGGGTCAAGGAGGTCATAAAGTTCGTGGACTCAGTTGGGGGGCACTTCGTTAACCTTGACGAGATGGAGTTCGCCGAGCCCAACAGGGAGCCCCTCAGGCTCAGGGGCCTCAGGCCCGACGACTCGAGGGAGGCGGCGGTCAAGGGCTCCCTGAGGGCCGCCATGGAGGTGCTCTCCTGGGCTGAGAGCAACGTCAGGGTGCCGGTGCACTTCTGCCCAGTCTCCTTCAAGGACCTGGTCCAGGTGAGGAACAGGTACAGGAGGACCGCCTCAAGGGACCTGAGGTGGTACGAGGTGCCGCTGGACGACGGGACCGTGGCCAGGGGCGAAATAGTTGGCGAGGACGGTGACGTTATAGGCTACTTCAGGCCGGGGGAGCAGGTGAGCCTGCCAAAGGGCGCCGTGGCGAGGGTCGTGGTGACCTACCCGACCCAGGCCAGGTCGCCCGTGCTCTGCGAGGCGGAGTCCGAGGACCCCGCTGAGGCCTTCAGGGAGTGCTCCTAG
- the kae1 gene encoding KEOPS complex N(6)-L-threonylcarbamoyladenine synthase Kae1, with product MATAATRSSSSNSEVIVLGIESTAHTFGVGASRWTSAGPELLKDARRNYVPKQGGILPREVAQFFSQVAAEVVEEALSVNSLTPRDLDAIAVALGPGMGPQLRVGATVARAMAAALKVPLVPVNHAVAHLEVARYTTGLRDPVILYVSGGNTAVTTFVEGRYRVFGETLDMALGNLLDTFAREVKLGPPYVVNGNHVVDACAEGGEFIGWFPYVVKGQDVSYSGLLTAALRALRRGAKLKDVCYTLREVAFSAAVEVTERCLAHTGKRDVVLTGGVAANRVLNSKLDSMARLHGGTYRGVPAYYSGDNGAMISLAGLLAHLSGVHVEPERAFINQRWRLDEVEVPWYGKLL from the coding sequence GTGGCTACTGCGGCTACACGGAGTTCGTCGTCCAACAGTGAAGTAATTGTACTTGGAATAGAGTCGACCGCCCACACGTTTGGCGTCGGGGCCTCCAGGTGGACCTCGGCCGGGCCCGAGCTCCTCAAGGACGCCAGGAGGAACTACGTGCCTAAGCAGGGCGGCATACTGCCCAGGGAGGTGGCCCAGTTCTTCAGCCAGGTGGCCGCGGAGGTAGTTGAGGAGGCCCTCTCAGTGAACTCGCTTACGCCGAGGGACCTGGACGCCATAGCGGTGGCCCTGGGCCCCGGCATGGGGCCCCAGCTGAGGGTCGGGGCAACGGTCGCCAGGGCAATGGCGGCGGCCCTCAAGGTGCCCCTGGTCCCCGTGAACCACGCCGTGGCCCACCTGGAGGTGGCGAGGTACACCACGGGGCTCAGGGACCCCGTGATACTTTACGTCTCCGGCGGCAACACTGCAGTGACTACGTTCGTTGAGGGCAGGTACAGGGTCTTCGGCGAAACCCTTGACATGGCCCTTGGCAACCTCCTCGACACCTTCGCCAGGGAGGTCAAGCTGGGGCCGCCGTACGTGGTCAACGGCAACCACGTGGTTGACGCCTGCGCCGAGGGAGGGGAGTTCATAGGGTGGTTCCCCTACGTCGTGAAGGGCCAGGACGTCTCCTACTCGGGGCTGCTGACTGCAGCGCTTAGGGCCCTCAGGAGGGGGGCTAAGCTGAAGGACGTGTGCTACACACTCAGGGAGGTGGCCTTCTCAGCCGCCGTCGAGGTCACCGAGAGGTGCCTGGCCCACACGGGCAAGAGGGACGTCGTGCTCACCGGTGGAGTCGCCGCCAACAGGGTGCTTAACTCAAAGCTCGACTCCATGGCCAGGCTCCACGGCGGGACCTACAGGGGGGTCCCGGCTTACTACAGCGGCGACAACGGAGCCATGATATCGCTGGCCGGCCTCCTGGCGCACCTGAGCGGGGTGCACGTTGAGCCTGAGAGGGCGTTCATAAACCAGAGGTGGAGGCTCGACGAGGTGGAGGTACCTTGGTATGGGAAGCTTCTATGA
- a CDS encoding N-6 DNA methylase, translated as MHIDESQYKVQDLVDRKRTSSYYTTYDGISVIRSFLKEVPSREGAVLMDPFMGSGVLLSSVDDLVKPSRVIGIEINKEPCELGRKMLSSIYDSVEVICGDAFKVAWKYKADIIVSNPPFVRWHLISNRDELLNSVISHGYGSFVSRRDPGLHILSIFLMDYILKEGGHALLVLPASTFYTRQGDGVKKLLKYRYDVIAMAENLKSPSFSSGSGFKELIVFLRKRKLFEFNAVQTAIYQYDGNLKESRRVNLSKMPKLLDRNWLSLFDYDNAEAVAEMIEKALDMGLLRYLRKGEIIRGVEMYGPDFFFIPNRAWSIVGEDESSVLISNREQTLRLPKRYLVKCLRKPEYYNDSIVVHDPRFYAIAINDDPEGDVAKYVEWGERQNIPALKFGSKWYQHVWRQLQTKKPYGHVFIHDKLDPTRHVILANYSEKPLCASKNFYIIRENNPLIAAWLNSSIMQYILQTFSKRISDNWTRLLEDDYLEIPVPSKVKDVDLSSVQNAEKAIEEYLDIRSINATIIKDPPNSIHEL; from the coding sequence ATGCACATAGATGAAAGTCAATATAAAGTGCAGGACCTCGTGGACAGGAAAAGGACGTCTTCATACTACACTACATATGATGGAATCTCAGTCATAAGGTCCTTCCTAAAGGAAGTCCCAAGCAGGGAAGGGGCTGTATTAATGGACCCCTTCATGGGCTCTGGCGTCCTACTTTCCTCAGTTGACGACCTGGTTAAACCTAGCAGGGTCATTGGCATTGAGATAAATAAAGAGCCCTGCGAGCTGGGGCGTAAAATGCTCTCCTCAATTTACGATAGCGTGGAAGTTATATGCGGTGACGCGTTCAAGGTGGCGTGGAAGTACAAGGCCGATATAATAGTTTCTAACCCTCCCTTCGTCAGGTGGCACCTGATAAGTAACAGGGACGAGCTGCTCAACTCCGTAATTTCGCACGGTTACGGCAGCTTCGTTTCGAGGAGGGACCCCGGGCTTCACATACTGTCGATATTTCTAATGGACTACATATTGAAGGAGGGCGGGCACGCGCTGCTCGTGCTCCCGGCGTCAACGTTTTACACGAGGCAGGGCGACGGAGTGAAGAAGCTCCTGAAGTACAGGTACGACGTCATCGCAATGGCGGAGAACTTAAAGTCGCCCTCGTTCAGCTCTGGAAGCGGATTCAAGGAGCTCATAGTATTCCTTAGAAAGAGAAAGCTGTTCGAGTTTAACGCCGTGCAGACGGCCATATACCAGTATGATGGCAACTTAAAGGAATCGCGCAGGGTAAACCTAAGTAAAATGCCCAAACTTTTAGACAGGAACTGGCTAAGCTTATTCGATTATGATAACGCAGAAGCGGTGGCTGAGATGATTGAGAAAGCCTTAGATATGGGGCTATTACGTTACCTGAGGAAGGGGGAAATTATAAGGGGCGTGGAAATGTACGGCCCAGACTTCTTTTTCATCCCAAACAGGGCGTGGAGCATCGTAGGGGAGGACGAAAGCTCCGTCCTGATAAGCAACAGGGAGCAGACCCTGAGGCTTCCCAAGAGGTATTTAGTCAAGTGCCTCAGGAAGCCCGAGTACTATAATGACAGCATTGTAGTGCACGACCCCAGGTTTTACGCTATTGCAATCAATGATGACCCGGAGGGCGACGTCGCGAAGTACGTTGAGTGGGGCGAGAGGCAGAACATACCCGCCTTAAAGTTTGGCAGCAAGTGGTACCAGCACGTCTGGAGACAGCTGCAGACCAAAAAGCCATATGGGCACGTTTTCATTCATGACAAGTTAGATCCGACTAGACACGTGATCCTGGCCAATTACAGCGAGAAACCGCTGTGCGCGTCAAAGAACTTTTACATCATAAGGGAGAACAACCCGCTGATAGCCGCTTGGCTTAACTCGAGCATTATGCAGTATATATTGCAGACCTTCAGTAAGAGGATATCGGACAACTGGACCAGGCTGTTAGAGGATGACTACTTGGAAATTCCTGTGCCCTCGAAAGTCAAGGATGTGGATCTAAGCAGCGTTCAAAACGCGGAAAAAGCGATAGAAGAGTATTTAGACATTAGAAGCATTAATGCAACAATTATCAAGGACCCCCCTAACTCTATCCATGAACTCTAA
- a CDS encoding 30S ribosomal protein S24e yields MPEAKRVDLGDGSWLEVLSERRNDLLKRTEVEALAHHELKSTPARSAIREAVAKAYNKDAEAVYVKTIKTSYGVGISKVHIHVYDSHDDAVKVEPQYVLARHGEAEKKQAKTKAGGGK; encoded by the coding sequence ATGCCAGAGGCCAAGAGGGTTGACCTGGGAGATGGCTCTTGGCTGGAGGTACTCTCAGAGAGGAGGAACGACCTCCTCAAGCGCACTGAGGTAGAGGCGCTGGCGCACCACGAGCTCAAGTCGACCCCCGCCAGGAGCGCCATAAGGGAGGCAGTTGCAAAGGCCTACAACAAGGACGCTGAAGCGGTCTACGTTAAGACTATAAAGACCAGCTACGGCGTCGGCATATCTAAGGTTCACATCCACGTATATGACAGCCACGACGACGCAGTTAAGGTCGAGCCCCAGTACGTCCTTGCAAGGCACGGCGAGGCGGAGAAGAAGCAGGCCAAGACCAAGGCAGGGGGTGGCAAGTGA